A portion of the Celeribacter baekdonensis genome contains these proteins:
- a CDS encoding putative nucleotidyltransferase substrate binding domain-containing protein has protein sequence METTAKIISFLHTTHPYDVLPDGELADLSTSFSRKKFDEGDVIYAHGELLEGLYLIKEGAVEITDINGAQVSLLQKSNHFGERGLLRDGHAATTATAASECTLLVLTPEAFKTEVAANPAFARYFNRGQARPKVATGLMTQHVSDLMAHAPVTCSETTLIADCARMMRDHKVSSVAVIDGTRLSGLVTVRDMTNKVLAEGLETTLPVSTIMARDPISLEPSALGTDVIHIMLENHIGHLPIVEGGTLVGMVTQTDITRFFGSSQTQMVFDLSNAKTIADMAAVTARLPEFLMQLVGAHLAHDVVTRKVTDVADIVTRRLLKMAEDEFGPAPVPYLWAACGSQGRREQTGVSDQDNCLIIDNAATEADMAYFRKLAKFTCDGLNACGYVYCPGDMMAMADRWCQKLSVWEGYFNKWISAPDTEAQMLASVMYDLRPISGNHRLFTPLQNTALKAAAKNSIFVAHMIANSLKHTPPLGLLRGFATIKSGEHRNALDMKHNGVVPIVDLGRVYALQGKFTAANTRARIEAAIEANVISESGGKDLLAAYDTIATARLEHQAAQVRDGIPPDNFMSPSALPAFERSHLRDAFVIVRTMQSSLGSSAARS, from the coding sequence ATGGAAACCACCGCAAAGATCATCAGCTTTCTCCACACCACCCACCCTTATGACGTTTTGCCAGACGGCGAGTTGGCGGATCTGTCCACCTCCTTTTCTCGCAAAAAATTCGACGAAGGCGATGTGATTTATGCCCATGGCGAGTTGCTTGAGGGGCTGTATCTGATCAAGGAAGGTGCGGTTGAGATCACCGACATCAATGGCGCACAGGTTTCGCTGTTGCAAAAATCGAACCATTTCGGTGAACGCGGCTTGTTGCGCGACGGGCATGCGGCGACGACGGCCACGGCGGCGTCTGAGTGCACGCTTTTGGTGCTCACGCCGGAGGCGTTCAAGACCGAAGTGGCCGCAAACCCGGCCTTTGCCCGCTATTTCAACCGGGGCCAAGCCCGCCCCAAAGTCGCCACGGGTCTGATGACCCAACATGTCTCTGATCTGATGGCCCATGCGCCCGTGACCTGTTCTGAGACAACATTGATCGCAGACTGCGCGCGGATGATGCGCGATCACAAAGTCTCCTCCGTGGCCGTGATAGACGGCACGCGCCTGAGCGGACTGGTGACCGTGCGCGATATGACCAACAAGGTTCTGGCCGAAGGCCTTGAGACCACCCTGCCCGTCTCGACCATCATGGCCCGCGATCCGATCTCTTTGGAACCCAGCGCGCTTGGCACTGATGTCATTCATATCATGTTGGAAAATCACATCGGCCATCTGCCGATCGTCGAAGGTGGCACATTGGTCGGGATGGTCACGCAGACCGACATCACGCGCTTTTTCGGCTCGTCGCAAACCCAAATGGTGTTTGATCTCTCAAACGCCAAAACCATCGCCGACATGGCTGCGGTCACGGCCCGCTTGCCAGAATTTCTCATGCAGCTTGTTGGCGCACATTTGGCCCATGACGTGGTGACACGCAAAGTCACCGATGTCGCCGATATCGTCACACGGCGCCTGTTGAAAATGGCCGAAGATGAATTTGGCCCCGCCCCCGTGCCATATCTGTGGGCCGCCTGTGGCTCGCAAGGGCGGCGCGAACAAACCGGCGTGTCGGATCAGGACAACTGCCTCATCATTGACAATGCCGCGACAGAGGCCGATATGGCCTATTTCCGCAAGCTGGCGAAATTTACCTGCGACGGATTGAACGCCTGCGGCTATGTCTATTGCCCCGGTGATATGATGGCGATGGCGGATCGGTGGTGTCAAAAACTGTCCGTCTGGGAAGGCTATTTCAACAAATGGATCAGCGCCCCCGACACTGAGGCGCAAATGTTGGCCTCTGTCATGTATGATCTGCGGCCGATTTCTGGCAATCACCGCCTGTTCACACCGCTGCAAAACACCGCTCTGAAAGCCGCGGCGAAGAATTCGATCTTTGTCGCCCATATGATTGCCAATTCGCTCAAACACACCCCGCCCTTGGGCTTGCTGCGCGGCTTTGCCACGATCAAATCCGGCGAACATCGCAATGCTTTGGACATGAAACACAACGGCGTTGTGCCAATTGTCGATCTTGGCCGGGTCTATGCGCTTCAGGGCAAGTTCACCGCCGCCAACACCCGCGCCCGGATTGAGGCGGCGATTGAGGCCAACGTGATTTCCGAAAGCGGTGGCAAGGATTTACTCGCCGCCTATGACACAATCGCCACCGCCCGACTGGAACATCAGGCCGCACAGGTACGTGACGGCATCCCGCCCGACAATTTCATGAGCCCCTCAGCCCTTCCGGCCTTTGAGCGCTCGCATTTGCGCGATGCTTTCGTCATCGTGCGCACCATGCAATCCTCGCTCGGCTCGTCCGCCGCGCGCAGCTAA
- a CDS encoding sodium:solute symporter family protein yields MDQFTLNLIVVGATFALYIGIAIWARAGSTSEFYAAGRGVHPVLNGMATGADWMSAASFISMAGIISFGGYNTSAYLMGWTGGYVLLAMLLAPYLRKFGKFTVPEFIGDRFYSQTARTVAVICLITASLTYVIGQMTGVGVAFSRFLEVDNTTGLLIGAAIVFFYAVIGGMKGITYTQVAQYVVLIIAYTIPAIFISLQLTGNPIPPLGLFSDAKSSGLPLLETLNGMLGDLGFTEYTKQTDTTLNMFLFTMSLMIGTAGLPHVIVRFFTVPKVSDARSSAGWALVFIALLYLTAPAVGAMARVNLIDTVYPNGTTEAPIAYEARPDWVKNWELTGLLSFEDKNGDGLVNYVASADDNEFTVNRDIITLANPEIANLPGWVIALVAAGGLAAALSTAAGLLMAIASAVSHDLIKSQINPGISEKGELLAARVAMAVAIAVATYLGMNPPGFAAQTVALAFGLAAASIFPALMMGIFSKRINNKGAVAGMITGLVVTIVYIFLHKGWFFVASTASFSDADPMILSIKSTSFGAVGAILNFVVAYVVSNATDEPPVEIQDLVESIRIPRGAGQAVDH; encoded by the coding sequence ATGGACCAGTTTACCCTCAACCTGATCGTTGTGGGCGCGACCTTTGCGCTCTACATCGGCATCGCGATTTGGGCCCGTGCGGGTTCCACATCTGAATTTTATGCGGCTGGCCGGGGTGTTCACCCTGTGCTCAACGGCATGGCCACCGGCGCGGACTGGATGTCTGCTGCATCGTTCATTTCGATGGCCGGGATCATCTCTTTTGGCGGCTACAACACCTCGGCTTACCTGATGGGGTGGACCGGCGGCTATGTGTTGCTTGCCATGTTGCTTGCCCCTTACCTGCGTAAGTTCGGCAAATTCACGGTTCCGGAATTTATCGGCGACCGTTTCTATAGCCAAACAGCCCGCACCGTGGCTGTGATTTGTTTGATCACCGCATCGCTGACCTATGTGATCGGTCAGATGACCGGCGTGGGCGTGGCCTTCTCCCGCTTCCTCGAAGTGGACAACACCACCGGTCTGTTGATTGGTGCGGCCATCGTGTTCTTCTACGCGGTTATCGGCGGCATGAAGGGCATCACCTACACTCAGGTGGCACAGTATGTCGTTTTGATCATCGCCTACACCATCCCTGCGATCTTCATCTCGCTGCAACTGACCGGCAACCCGATCCCGCCGCTGGGCCTGTTCTCGGATGCAAAATCTTCCGGTCTGCCTTTGCTCGAAACACTGAACGGCATGTTGGGTGATTTGGGCTTTACCGAATACACCAAACAGACCGACACGACCCTCAACATGTTCCTCTTCACCATGTCTTTGATGATCGGGACCGCGGGTCTGCCGCACGTCATCGTACGTTTCTTCACCGTACCGAAAGTGTCTGATGCACGTTCCTCTGCCGGTTGGGCATTGGTGTTCATCGCGCTTTTGTATCTCACCGCTCCGGCTGTTGGTGCGATGGCACGCGTCAACTTGATCGACACAGTCTATCCGAATGGCACAACCGAAGCGCCGATTGCCTATGAAGCGCGTCCGGATTGGGTCAAAAACTGGGAACTGACGGGTCTTTTGAGCTTTGAAGACAAAAATGGTGACGGTCTTGTCAACTATGTGGCCTCCGCAGATGACAACGAGTTCACTGTGAACCGCGACATCATCACGCTTGCAAACCCGGAAATCGCCAACTTGCCGGGTTGGGTGATTGCTCTGGTGGCCGCTGGTGGTCTTGCCGCCGCTCTGTCCACCGCCGCAGGTCTTTTGATGGCCATCGCATCGGCTGTGTCGCACGATCTCATCAAGTCGCAGATCAACCCCGGCATTTCCGAAAAGGGCGAACTTTTGGCCGCTCGGGTCGCAATGGCTGTCGCAATCGCAGTGGCAACCTACCTCGGCATGAACCCTCCGGGCTTTGCCGCGCAAACAGTGGCTTTGGCCTTTGGTTTGGCAGCGGCGTCGATCTTCCCGGCGCTGATGATGGGCATCTTCTCCAAGCGCATCAACAATAAGGGTGCGGTTGCGGGCATGATCACCGGTTTGGTTGTGACCATCGTCTACATCTTCTTGCACAAAGGCTGGTTCTTCGTGGCCTCCACGGCATCCTTCTCTGATGCAGATCCGATGATCTTGTCGATCAAATCGACCTCCTTCGGGGCGGTTGGCGCGATCCTCAACTTTGTGGTTGCTTATGTTGTCTCGAACGCAACAGACGAGCCGCCGGTTGAGATTCAAGACCTGGTCGAAAGCATCCGCATCCCGCGCGGTGCTGGCCAAGCGGTCGATCACTAA
- a CDS encoding DUF4212 domain-containing protein: MADNSENNAYWAANKRIIGISLVIWFICSFGFGILLRPMLAGIKIGGTDLGFWFAQQGSILVFLVLIFTYAIKMNKLDKEHGVDE, from the coding sequence ATGGCGGACAACTCAGAAAACAATGCCTACTGGGCCGCAAATAAGCGGATCATTGGCATCTCGCTGGTGATTTGGTTCATCTGCTCCTTTGGCTTTGGCATCCTGCTGCGCCCGATGCTTGCGGGCATCAAAATCGGCGGTACGGATCTTGGCTTTTGGTTTGCACAACAGGGCTCGATTCTCGTGTTCCTGGTGCTCATTTTTACCTACGCGATAAAAATGAACAAACTCGACAAAGAACACGGCGTCGACGAATAA